tgctgttgtgcatcgtgatacccgtcggtaCTCCTCAAAGCTGACAGCACAGTTGAGTAGGTTTACCgccttggcatttaactctaccTTCTTCCTATCTTCCTCGGTCCATCTTGCTTCTGGTTTGAGGGTGACCACTCCTTCAGCATTTGTGGTAGTTGGAAATTGAGGTCCTTCTAGGATAATCTTCCAAAGTTTGTAATCTACAGCTTGtacaaatatcttcatcctctccttccaataggtataatttttcccactgaaaagaggaggtctgttgcttgattgtCCTTTGGTCAGATTATAGGACACCACATTTGCGCCACTGTTTTCCGCCATGAGGATCTttactccaagctgcaaagcttgatctctttgagaccaagctctgataccaattgatggtttcagtggctaagagaagggggttgaatcttagccccctttttgctTGCTGACACTTGCTGGACTTAGAGGAAGCTTTTCAGTTTtagctcgtccctagccacgagacattttcattttgtctcgtcacttgacaaGAGacatttttgatttttcatcaGAACAGTAAAAAACAGAATTGAAgtaggaagagagagaagataacacccagatatatcctggttcagctgctaagtgcagtgcagcctacattcAATCtacatcacaacaatgatgaaatttcactataatcatccagattacaacttataaagtgctaacccaacttacaaggggattcccacagaatcatgaaacacaacacagatgtacaaaggaactctaagacatctatggctttttcttttaattttgcactctctgccttttccgctctatggctttttcatacaaacctcactgtttgcctttttcgatgagactcaagacatgacaaaattaaacagaaaaatataaaacagaaaacattgaaggagaagaagaactgctagcttaggtggctctgagaactctgtgccttgcactctcaaatcttactccttgaatcaaaccatgactgttcacctcttttatagagaagtgaagccttcacagttgaaacacaaacccgagctcagcttcttttccttcacaacaaaaaccggttcggcctcacagagagaagaggtaactcatgcaaaaaccaacatgcaagtacctctagtccttccttggtcatcactcttcatcaatccgagcgctccatccttggcttcctctccaagatggatttctggcccttgatgcttcatgatgatgatgacttcatctgcttcaatctctgcctcaaccatcacttcgccactccagctacttcctgtggtggttgagcagaatcaaagacaagccatgcttccaaagatcttcTTTGCTGGCCGGATCTTCATccttctttttgagtatgaaggatccgagattacctcaccaaatcttaccagattaggtgataatctcagccatatcatacttttctttttttttttcgtgcCATCAACTCGATGGTCTTTAGGCttgctttcctttccttttggtAGCTCCAAGTAGCTTCCATGGCTTCCTGGTTAATAaccgaagaaagaagaggaaagagatgagagagaagagagaaaatattCAATGGATTTGAACAATAATCAATGAACAAAGAGAGAGAATAAAAGTGAATTCAAGTTTCCCACTTCCCTTTGTTGAGTAGCGTGTAGTGTCATTAAAGGCTATCACATCATTTCTTTActttctctttccattttccAAGGTCTGCATTAAGTacaattaaacaaaatttgaaatccattcAAAAGTGAATTTGATTTCCGTGGAAACATGCATGgaactctttttctctttttcttaatttggaCCAAGTAAATGGATCTTTCCATCAAACTTGGTTTGGGCTAAGTGGCATCAATTATGGCCCAATAATAATTCAACTTCACTTTGTTGATTATAATCTTTAAACTCAAAGCTGAACAAAATTTACACTTGGGCTTCAcaacatttcttttatttttgttcggCCCAACCAAAAATCCTGCatcacaaaaatattaattaacatatgttaaatgagaattttaataattttacaattaaatattttaataatgtttgttcatcacaaatattaatttggagttttccaaactcatcaatgtTCTCtatcaaagaagcattcggccaatactgaagaactaAATCAGAGGTTTGCAAAGCTGGTTTTcaacatagcaaagaggctgttgatgaagtcaatctccttcatgttttactgtttgtaatgtacttttctaagcttatccttctgtaatttcttgagagaaaaggcaaagTGAGAAAGCTTAAGAAAAAGCCATGAATTGAAAAAAAGCTGAGAGATACACttaacacttgagagaaaatcctagagttattttcagatttctttaggttagctaagtgtcttgtatcttctacctgtttggtatccctttcttagttgggttagcactaagggTGAATAGTTAGgagttagcatagccaatgtcaagttaggataGAAgagttagcatagccaatgtcaagttaggatagaacttgagtgtgaaattggtgtacgtaattctgttaactatagtgaaattcctccataattgtggaggagactggatgtaggttgcatagcacaaggcaaccgaaccaggatatatgctggtgttctcttttctcttctctgcaaagttctgttttctgatattcataagacaaaaatatattgtctcataaatttccactgttgagttcaaacagaatcataATTGTAATTTTGTCTAAAATAGTTCATAACAGCAACGTAataaggaaggcatagattcaacccccttctctaagcttaccacaaccttcatatacaatatataattaGCTATGAACAAAACATCTTCAACCTCACTCTAGTCGACAAGTTCTAGTGTTCCACaatcaaatctttatctttttataCATTCTTATATTATTTTACGAAACTACTACATAGATTAAACTTTCTTTAGCTATAACCGTATGTATGCTCTGAGTTATATCATCTTAGCTTCTGGCTGCTTCTTCCACAAATTCATAACTTCTATGCAAGACGACTatataaatgaaataataaCCAGCTTCATTACaatttatttatacataaaacGAGAACAAACATATGTTGGCTACATGAATAACATATGTTGCATTATATATCACCTCATCAATACTAAAAAGAGTTTCACattatatatacttatatagtAGCATATAAAAGAGTTCAACGTTCAAATGCATATATAccttaataactaataataattattataacaaATTTGACTACAAATAttattgagaagaagaagaaggtgtaATCTTGATGACAAGGCCAGGGAAGACATCATCAGGGTCATGGATATGAGGGTTGTTGTCAACGATATAAGGATCACCGCACTTGTCACTTATGGTGTGAAGCGTCTCCCCTTCTCCGACCACATAGATCTCCTCGCAGGGTCGTCGGAGAGTAATAATAGTGGTGCTATTGTGTTCATCAGTGAAGATGGttagcatgattaggagagtggaagaaagaaggagaagagcaCAGTACCATGAAGCTTCTTCAGCTGTGGCGTTTCCCTTTCTGGAGTTCAAAGACATTGTCTTGGTCACTTTTTCACAAAGGAGAGCAAGCTAAGATCGATGGTTGGAACTTGTAACTTGGaagttattaatattatataaatgaaGATATAAGGATGAAAtaggagaaagagagaaaataggGGGCACGATGCTTGTGAGGCTCAGTTTTGACGGTTATTCAGGACAATACAGAGGTGGTTGTGGAACAACAAAAGGAGCAGCAACATATCTATGGAAATATGGTCACGTATCTAATATatggaatttttttttacattattttataaaataagttgtgatttttttttaaccaaaaatagAATGACTCGAATCCGCGGTCTCTTAATTGAGTATTAgaagattatattatttgagtttttttttcaaCGAGCTATAAGTCAAATAGCATCGTATCTCCATACTTACTCACTTAGAGGTTACAGatttaaatttctttatttttgataaaaaaaaaagttgtgctTGGGAAAACTACTTttctttaagtttttttttttacaaataatttTAAGCATTCCTTGCAAACCAATTTCATTATTgagaatgattttttttaaatgtaagGGTATTTCAACATTATTTAGAGCCGGTTTGGAAAGTAGTAGAAGCTACTTATTTTAACTTTTGGATTATGAAAAGTCATAATCTATGTGTTTggcactattttaaaaaaagcttttaattttttgaaaagttaaTTTGCAGCTTTTTGAAGAAGTAGAAATATATGACTTTTTGCTTCTCGAGAAGTCATTCTACCacttacttaaaaaaattaattttaaaataaaaaaatctactttCCTTCCTGACTCTATGAAAAATACTGATCATTCATCACCATTTTTACACAAGGTCTGCTAGAAGCATTGACCTTCCACCATCATTCTCACGCAATGTTCCAAGTCTCACCATTTTTACGTAATGAAACATTTGATGGAAGTATTGTCCTCCACCACATTTTCCGACAATATTACATTTGAACAACTTATTGCATATATTCCttctaagtatttttttatcattttatcactattttttattatgaaatttgTATTTAAGTGTGGtatgaaatttcagttttaattttttttcatatgtaaTTTTATAGCTTAGAAGAGAGTTCTAATAggagttaaaataaaaaacaacagtaaaatatacattgacacacattttatatttattttttattttctcctaccatatcatacacaatattagtgattaggttatgtaaaatcaacatttaatattggaaagtatttgttatcatcgttattttaatattcattctcttttgtaaaaaaaaaaattatcttttgagttatttatccaaacgctacaattttaaaataaatacttttataattaaaaattcaaacacaaaataacttatttataagttgctattaataaaagtccttatattttaagtttcttttttaaaaaatttatttaagttatttatccAAATGAGTCTTAATTCATGTAATTACTTGACTTGACTTTTTTAAAGAGTTAAGAGATTCGAGCTTGAAGAAACTTTTGGTTTGGTAAAATCCTCTTCTTTAATATGGCTTTGTGACTTGAGTAGAAAGTCATTAGTCCATTGTTTTAAGTTGtcagttaaaaaaattttaaattcgttttattttattttattttatttaaatatactatattatctttaaatttgtgTGTGGTTCTATACATTTTAATACcccatttttgttatttttcattttatctttatattagcTTATAGTATgtttcataaatattttatttaaaaatttttaggtgccagtatttttgtttattatttagcTAATACAAACActaaattattcatttttttattaatttacgtgtgcatattttgaaaaatatgaatacaAATGTATTGATTTATATgtgtaaattttaataaatatatgtgtaaaaatatatattttttgtatataaaatatctttaaatatgTATACAAATGattattgacaaaaaatagtaatattCACTGATAATATAACATtgctctattttatttttaaatgtatAAAATCATAACTCGCCTAAGTATAGATTACATTTATAATGACTGATGTGATCATGTAGCTaagtatttaataaatttagcATAGTTTTATGAAATTAGATGGTGAGAGAAATGAAGTTGATTATTCTATTTACACTGCTGTGGCTGCTCTGCTGTTTAGCAACACACATAAGAGTAGCTGGGTGGACAAAAACAGAGGAACCATGTGGAATGATTACTCAAATCATACACTGATGTCTACTAAATTAAAGATATTAAGACTTTTTTTGAATGGTAGACATTTTTTACTGTATTATTATATGGTCATTATTTTAGTTCTTAGAATACATATGCCTCAGCCacacaaaacaataaataaatatgaa
This sequence is a window from Arachis duranensis cultivar V14167 chromosome 2, aradu.V14167.gnm2.J7QH, whole genome shotgun sequence. Protein-coding genes within it:
- the LOC127745004 gene encoding uncharacterized protein LOC127745004 → MSLNSRKGNATAEEASWYCALLLLSSTLLIMLTIFTDEHNSTTIITLRRPCEEIYVVGEGETLHTISDKCGDPYIVDNNPHIHDPDDVFPGLVIKITPSSSSQ